Proteins encoded within one genomic window of Prosthecobacter fusiformis:
- the proS gene encoding proline--tRNA ligase, with protein sequence MSQAPAISPTREKDFPEWYQQVVRAADMAENSEVRGCMVIKPWGYGLWENIQKQLDVKFKETGHVNAYFPLLIPLSYLEKEAQHAEGFATECAVVTHHRLEAQKQPDGTTKMIPTGKLEEPFVIRPTSETIIGAAFARWVQSYRDLPLLINQWANVMRWEMRPRLFLRTAEFLWQEGHTAHETEEEAMEETKLMHKVYADFLRNHLAIPVIPGEKTENERFPGAVNTFTVEAMVQDRKAIQAGTSHYLGQNFAKAANIQFLGRDNTRQFAHTTSWGMSTRLIGTLIMAHGDDDGVIMPPRMAPYQIVILPVTPKPDTRQEVIDACEALAKTLRTQTFHGELLRVHVDKRDLQGGAKNWEWIKKGVPLRVEMGPRDITSRSVAVCRRDQGPKAKEIVGKEDFLRDVTEKLQEIQDALLARATEMRDANMKKMETMEEFQAFFAEGSPGGFALMHWAGSNEEEDKIAKDMKVTIRCVPISDEFAEEGKCFLTGKPSSKRVIFARSY encoded by the coding sequence ATGAGCCAAGCCCCTGCTATTTCCCCGACCCGCGAGAAAGATTTTCCTGAGTGGTATCAACAAGTCGTCCGAGCCGCCGACATGGCGGAGAACTCGGAGGTGCGTGGGTGCATGGTGATCAAGCCGTGGGGCTATGGACTGTGGGAGAACATCCAGAAGCAACTGGATGTGAAGTTTAAGGAAACGGGACATGTGAATGCCTATTTCCCGCTGCTGATCCCGCTGAGCTATCTGGAGAAGGAAGCGCAGCATGCGGAAGGTTTTGCCACGGAGTGTGCGGTGGTGACGCATCACCGGTTGGAGGCGCAGAAGCAGCCGGACGGAACGACCAAGATGATCCCAACCGGAAAACTTGAGGAGCCTTTTGTGATCCGGCCGACATCCGAGACGATCATTGGCGCGGCCTTTGCGCGCTGGGTGCAGAGCTATCGCGACCTGCCATTGCTGATCAACCAGTGGGCCAATGTGATGCGCTGGGAGATGCGGCCTCGCCTGTTCTTGCGCACGGCGGAATTCCTGTGGCAGGAAGGGCATACAGCGCATGAGACGGAGGAGGAGGCGATGGAAGAAACCAAGCTGATGCACAAGGTGTATGCCGACTTCCTGCGCAACCATCTGGCTATCCCGGTGATCCCTGGGGAGAAGACGGAGAACGAGCGCTTCCCTGGTGCGGTGAATACTTTTACGGTGGAAGCGATGGTGCAGGACCGGAAAGCGATCCAGGCGGGGACGTCCCATTATCTGGGGCAGAACTTTGCCAAAGCGGCGAACATCCAGTTCCTGGGCCGTGACAACACGCGCCAGTTTGCACACACGACGAGCTGGGGCATGAGCACGCGACTGATCGGTACGCTGATCATGGCGCATGGGGATGATGACGGTGTGATCATGCCACCACGCATGGCTCCGTACCAGATTGTCATCCTTCCGGTTACGCCGAAGCCGGATACCCGGCAGGAGGTGATCGATGCCTGTGAAGCGCTGGCGAAGACGCTGCGGACGCAGACTTTCCATGGTGAACTGCTGCGGGTGCATGTGGACAAGCGCGACCTGCAGGGCGGGGCGAAGAACTGGGAATGGATCAAGAAAGGGGTGCCTCTGCGTGTGGAAATGGGGCCGCGTGACATCACCAGCCGCAGCGTGGCGGTGTGCCGCCGTGACCAGGGACCGAAGGCCAAGGAGATCGTGGGCAAGGAAGACTTCCTCCGCGATGTGACGGAGAAGCTTCAGGAGATCCAAGATGCATTGCTGGCCCGTGCGACGGAAATGCGGGATGCAAACATGAAGAAGATGGAGACGATGGAGGAATTCCAGGCATTCTTTGCTGAAGGCAGCCCAGGCGGCTTCGCTCTGATGCACTGGGCCGGGAGCAATGAGGAGGAAGACAAAATCGCCAAGGATATGAAGGTGACGATCCGCTGCGTGCCGATCAGCGATGAGTTTGCTGAGGAAGGGAAGTGTTTCCTGACGGGCAAACCCAGCAGCAAGAGGGTGATTTTTGCGAGGAGCTATTGA
- a CDS encoding dipeptidase, which yields MLTFDAHLDLSLNALEYNRDLRLPVHEIRRREEGMMDLKGRAAGTTAFPEMRKAEVGLCVATQLAGCMVGARPMANWMSPEQAYAQTQGQLAWYRAMEEDGQMRQILDLRGLEALVQLWTDGTPSEGKPIGYILSLEGADSIRRVGDLERHWEQGLRAMGPAHYGVCRYALGHDQVGGLPAQGKELIREMDRLGMILDVTHLSDGCFWEALDLFQGTIWASHSNCRALVPDVRQFSDEQIKALIERGAVLGAALDAWMMIPGWTRGKTTPQEAGLKLEVICDHIDHICQLAGNALHSGIGTDLDGGYGTEQTPEDLDTIADLVRIPDLLAKRGYASTDIENVMSGNFLRVLRKAWA from the coding sequence ATGCTCACTTTTGACGCTCATCTGGACCTCAGTCTGAATGCCCTGGAATATAACCGCGACCTGCGCCTGCCAGTGCATGAGATACGCCGCCGGGAAGAGGGGATGATGGATCTCAAAGGACGGGCGGCAGGGACGACGGCGTTTCCAGAGATGAGGAAAGCGGAGGTGGGGCTGTGTGTGGCGACGCAACTGGCGGGATGCATGGTGGGGGCGCGACCCATGGCGAACTGGATGTCCCCCGAGCAGGCCTATGCGCAGACGCAGGGGCAACTGGCCTGGTACAGGGCGATGGAGGAGGACGGGCAGATGCGGCAGATCCTGGATCTGCGTGGGCTGGAGGCGCTGGTCCAGCTTTGGACGGACGGGACGCCGAGTGAGGGCAAGCCGATCGGGTACATTTTGAGCCTGGAGGGTGCGGACAGCATCCGCCGGGTGGGAGACCTGGAGCGGCATTGGGAGCAGGGGCTGCGGGCGATGGGGCCTGCGCATTATGGGGTATGCCGTTATGCGCTGGGGCATGACCAGGTAGGCGGGCTGCCTGCGCAGGGGAAGGAACTGATCCGGGAGATGGACCGGCTGGGGATGATCCTGGATGTGACGCATCTTTCAGATGGCTGCTTTTGGGAGGCGCTGGATCTTTTTCAAGGGACGATCTGGGCGAGCCACAGCAACTGCCGTGCGCTGGTGCCGGATGTGCGCCAGTTTAGCGATGAACAAATCAAGGCATTGATTGAGCGAGGGGCGGTTTTAGGCGCGGCGCTGGATGCCTGGATGATGATCCCGGGGTGGACCCGCGGGAAGACGACGCCGCAGGAGGCGGGACTGAAACTGGAAGTGATCTGCGATCATATCGACCACATCTGCCAATTGGCGGGGAATGCGTTGCATTCAGGAATCGGCACGGATCTGGATGGCGGCTATGGGACCGAGCAAACGCCTGAGGACCTGGATACCATCGCGGATCTGGTGCGTATCCCCGACCTGCTGGCGAAACGGGGCTATGCGTCAACAGACATCGAGAACGTGATGAGCGGGAACTTTTTGCGCGTGCTCCGGAAGGCGTGGGCGTGA
- the panB gene encoding 3-methyl-2-oxobutanoate hydroxymethyltransferase: MLTSLADLPLKKQAGERVTVLTAYDYPTARLLDEAGIDLLLVGDSLGMVVLGLPDTTGVTLDMMLHHTAAVRRGVKRVPVISDLPFHTYDTPDQALANARRLIQAGADAVKLEGGVPFIPQVRSIIQAGIPFVGHIGMLPQSVVEEGGYKKKGKTPAQAEQLIADALALDAAGACAIVLESMVPDVATEITRQVKATTIGIGAGSGTDAQVLVTPDLIGSFPWFRPPFAKARADVASEIQRAVKEWMTEVTAKTAS, encoded by the coding sequence ATGTTGACCTCCCTCGCCGACCTCCCCTTAAAAAAACAAGCCGGTGAACGTGTCACCGTCCTCACCGCCTACGACTACCCCACAGCACGATTACTGGATGAAGCCGGCATTGACCTCCTCCTCGTTGGCGACTCCCTCGGCATGGTCGTCCTGGGACTGCCGGATACCACCGGCGTCACCCTGGACATGATGCTCCACCACACCGCCGCCGTCCGCCGCGGCGTGAAAAGAGTCCCCGTCATCTCAGACCTTCCCTTTCATACTTACGACACCCCAGACCAGGCCCTTGCCAATGCCCGCCGCCTCATTCAGGCCGGAGCTGATGCCGTAAAGCTGGAAGGCGGCGTTCCCTTCATCCCGCAAGTCCGCTCCATCATCCAGGCAGGCATCCCCTTCGTCGGACACATCGGCATGCTCCCTCAGAGTGTCGTTGAGGAGGGCGGTTATAAAAAGAAGGGCAAAACCCCCGCCCAGGCAGAGCAACTCATCGCCGATGCCCTCGCCCTCGATGCCGCCGGAGCCTGCGCCATCGTCCTCGAAAGCATGGTTCCCGATGTCGCCACGGAAATCACCCGCCAGGTAAAAGCCACCACCATCGGCATCGGTGCCGGTTCAGGTACCGATGCGCAAGTCCTCGTCACCCCAGACCTCATCGGCAGCTTCCCCTGGTTCCGCCCCCCCTTCGCCAAAGCCCGCGCCGATGTCGCCAGCGAAATCCAGCGCGCCGTCAAAGAATGGATGACCGAAGTGACGGCAAAAACCGCCTCCTGA
- a CDS encoding DUF3500 domain-containing protein — MFRLPLVSLACAVVFSLSAGRAHEAGVQMAEVANVFLLSLNEEQKAKATFKFEDEERINWHFIPRERLGLPMKEMTPQQRLLAHALMNTGMGFRGAAKAVTIMSLEEVLFQMEGAEESKRAAAREKRDPEKYFVSIFGTPDPKGTWGWRIEGHHMSLNFTIKDGNLLRATPSFMGTNPGELRQGPLTGLRVLGKEEDLGRELVKSLDEAQFKVALVDVVAPKEMLTEAAKKVDPLKPEGLADTELNAVQKAKLREIIDEYLGRLRPEIAAETWAEIEKSGPVFFAWAGGKERGEPHYYRVQGKTFLIEYDNVQGQANHPHSVLRSFDGDFGRDLLAEHYKDAHAK; from the coding sequence ATGTTTCGTTTACCCCTTGTTTCGCTGGCTTGTGCTGTTGTTTTTTCCCTTTCTGCGGGGAGGGCTCATGAGGCTGGGGTGCAGATGGCCGAGGTGGCGAATGTGTTTCTGCTGTCCCTGAATGAGGAGCAGAAGGCGAAGGCGACGTTCAAGTTTGAAGATGAGGAGCGCATCAACTGGCATTTCATCCCGCGTGAGCGCCTGGGCCTGCCGATGAAGGAGATGACGCCGCAGCAGAGGCTGCTGGCGCATGCGCTGATGAATACGGGAATGGGGTTCCGCGGAGCGGCGAAGGCGGTGACGATCATGTCCCTGGAGGAAGTGCTTTTCCAAATGGAAGGTGCGGAGGAATCCAAGCGGGCGGCCGCGCGTGAGAAGCGGGATCCAGAGAAGTACTTTGTGAGCATTTTCGGCACGCCGGACCCGAAGGGGACTTGGGGCTGGCGCATTGAAGGGCATCACATGTCCCTGAATTTTACGATCAAGGATGGCAATCTGCTGCGTGCGACGCCTTCCTTCATGGGGACGAATCCGGGTGAGCTGCGCCAGGGGCCGCTGACGGGACTGCGGGTGCTGGGCAAGGAGGAGGATCTGGGCCGGGAACTGGTGAAGTCCCTGGATGAGGCGCAGTTCAAGGTGGCGCTGGTGGATGTGGTGGCACCCAAGGAGATGCTGACTGAGGCTGCGAAGAAAGTGGACCCTCTGAAGCCTGAGGGGCTGGCGGATACGGAGCTGAATGCGGTGCAGAAGGCGAAGCTGCGTGAGATCATCGACGAATACCTGGGCCGTCTGCGCCCGGAAATCGCGGCGGAAACTTGGGCAGAAATCGAGAAGAGCGGTCCGGTTTTCTTTGCCTGGGCAGGTGGCAAGGAACGTGGTGAGCCGCACTACTATCGGGTGCAGGGGAAGACTTTCCTGATCGAATACGACAACGTGCAGGGCCAGGCGAACCACCCGCACAGTGTGCTGCGCAGCTTTGACGGTGACTTTGGCCGGGATCTGCTGGCGGAGCACTACAAGGATGCTCACGCGAAGTGA
- a CDS encoding GspE/PulE family protein: MYSNEEYLLELLTESGLISDRDIQQTKTTKKPTETLLECLIKTGVVSDEQVAQTVAVNSGMEYVDLHGFAAGPALKALVPMEVAQRYKVAPLGMNGSAMQVVVADPYDFETLDSLPHVLQPDLEIFCSTPALIKTLQANIYGNDIFGLGNVKGAGAAGEGDAPVIKLVTNILMEAFKNRASDIHIEPLEKDVRVRLRIDGVLHDVEHHPKRLHSSIIARIKIMCGSMSIDEKRVPQDGRLQMAFNDKELDMRVSIIPTNNGESVVMRVLDKSSLRLGLADLGFLSDDQDTFEKLITLPDGIVLVTGPTGSGKTTTLYACLNFINRPDRKIITVEDPVEYELAGINQVMVREDVGMSFGAALKAILRQAPNIIMIGEIRDLETASIAINASLTGHLVFSTLHTNDAPSSVARLSDIGVKPFLIASAVRGILAQRLVRKLCSECKQPSGLSDRELRSLGLEASQLFNANIMGPKGCNKCRQSGFKGRMVIDEIFKVDDEVRNMINQQLTTPQIRKRARELGMRTLREDGVRKVLAGMTTAEEVIEATMADAD, translated from the coding sequence ATGTATTCAAACGAAGAGTATCTCCTGGAACTGCTGACTGAGTCAGGGCTCATTTCCGACCGTGACATCCAACAGACCAAGACGACCAAGAAGCCTACCGAGACGCTGCTTGAGTGCCTGATTAAAACCGGCGTCGTCAGTGACGAGCAGGTCGCCCAGACCGTCGCCGTCAATTCCGGGATGGAGTACGTGGACCTTCATGGTTTCGCCGCCGGACCTGCGCTCAAAGCCCTGGTGCCGATGGAAGTCGCCCAGCGCTACAAAGTCGCCCCTCTAGGCATGAACGGCTCCGCCATGCAGGTGGTGGTGGCAGACCCTTACGACTTCGAGACCCTGGATTCCCTGCCCCACGTCCTCCAGCCGGACCTGGAAATCTTTTGCTCCACCCCGGCACTCATCAAGACCCTCCAGGCCAATATTTATGGCAATGACATCTTTGGCCTCGGCAATGTCAAAGGTGCTGGCGCTGCGGGCGAAGGCGATGCCCCCGTCATCAAACTGGTGACGAACATACTCATGGAGGCCTTTAAAAATCGCGCCTCTGATATTCACATCGAGCCGCTGGAAAAAGACGTCCGCGTGCGCCTCCGCATTGACGGCGTGCTTCATGATGTGGAGCACCACCCAAAACGCCTCCATTCCTCCATCATTGCCCGCATCAAGATCATGTGCGGTTCCATGAGCATTGATGAAAAGCGCGTCCCGCAGGACGGTCGTCTCCAGATGGCCTTCAACGACAAGGAGTTGGACATGCGCGTCTCCATCATCCCTACCAACAACGGGGAAAGCGTCGTCATGCGTGTGCTGGACAAGAGCAGCCTCCGCCTCGGTCTGGCCGATCTCGGCTTCCTTTCGGATGACCAGGACACTTTCGAAAAACTCATCACCCTGCCAGACGGCATCGTTCTCGTCACCGGCCCTACCGGTTCAGGCAAAACGACGACGCTCTACGCCTGTCTCAACTTCATCAACCGGCCTGACCGCAAAATCATCACCGTGGAAGACCCGGTGGAATACGAGCTGGCAGGCATCAACCAAGTCATGGTCCGTGAGGATGTCGGCATGAGCTTCGGTGCGGCCCTCAAAGCCATCCTTCGTCAGGCGCCGAACATCATCATGATCGGGGAAATTCGAGATCTCGAAACCGCCTCCATCGCCATCAATGCCTCCCTCACCGGCCACTTGGTCTTTAGTACTCTCCATACCAATGATGCCCCTAGCTCCGTCGCCCGTCTTTCGGACATCGGCGTGAAGCCCTTCCTCATCGCATCCGCCGTCCGCGGCATCCTCGCCCAGCGCCTCGTCCGTAAACTTTGTAGCGAATGCAAGCAGCCATCCGGACTCAGTGACCGCGAGCTGCGCAGCCTGGGATTGGAAGCCAGCCAGCTCTTCAATGCCAACATCATGGGGCCTAAAGGTTGCAACAAATGCCGCCAGTCTGGCTTCAAAGGCCGAATGGTGATTGATGAAATTTTCAAGGTGGATGACGAAGTCCGCAACATGATCAACCAGCAGCTCACCACGCCCCAGATCCGCAAACGCGCCCGCGAGCTCGGCATGCGTACCCTCCGTGAAGACGGCGTCCGCAAAGTGCTCGCCGGCATGACCACGGCTGAGGAAGTCATCGAAGCCACCATGGCAGACGCCGATTGA
- a CDS encoding GspE/PulE family protein codes for MTVQNVVDMLQARGLIDSGQADDITHDAVQNGKEILQVVLDYGIFTGEDEFWALVAEELGADHFDLKEFEPPPSVIGLIPAGMARLYGAFPITLDGRGLHVAFTDPLNPQLVEDLRFGLDKTVVPVVARRTQVQTLIDKHYGTAAPSIDEIFGSLKDSKNSPEMEANSAPIVKFVDLVMTQAIKERASDIHFEPFEHEFKIRYRVDGSLYEMAPPPVHLATSVISRIKVMSSMNIAERRIPQDGRIMTSVNGKPVDMRVSSLPTQHGESVVLRVLDRSSVNLDLEQLGMPPYLFDYITETINKPNGIFIVTGPTGAGKTTTLYACLRRINTIDTKLLTAEDPVEYELDGVMQVPVNDAVGLTFARALRAFLRQDPDRIMVGEMRDKETAQIAIQASLTGHLVLSTLHTNDAAGAVTRLVDMGVEPFLVSATLEGVLAQRLLRTVCKNCRVAYEPSLSILNQLNLSQSDIGGKQFYTGNGCEKCGGSGYKGRKGIYELLHVTDPIRELITQRAPTLVLKQKAIELGMLTLREDGLRNIYDGETSIEEVLKYT; via the coding sequence ATGACAGTCCAGAATGTGGTAGATATGCTTCAAGCCCGCGGCTTGATCGACAGCGGCCAGGCTGATGACATCACCCATGATGCCGTCCAAAATGGCAAAGAAATCCTCCAGGTCGTGCTCGATTACGGCATCTTCACTGGCGAAGACGAATTTTGGGCCTTGGTCGCCGAAGAGCTTGGCGCGGATCATTTTGACCTGAAGGAATTCGAGCCCCCTCCCTCCGTCATCGGCCTCATCCCCGCTGGCATGGCCCGTCTTTACGGTGCCTTTCCCATCACCCTGGATGGCAGGGGGCTCCACGTCGCCTTTACTGACCCGCTCAATCCTCAGCTTGTCGAGGATCTCCGCTTCGGTCTCGACAAAACCGTCGTTCCTGTCGTTGCACGCCGCACCCAGGTGCAGACCTTGATTGATAAGCATTACGGGACCGCCGCTCCTAGCATTGACGAAATCTTCGGAAGTCTGAAGGACTCCAAAAATTCGCCTGAAATGGAGGCCAACTCGGCACCCATTGTCAAATTTGTGGACCTGGTCATGACCCAGGCCATCAAGGAACGTGCCTCGGACATCCACTTTGAGCCGTTTGAGCATGAGTTCAAAATCCGCTATCGTGTGGACGGCTCACTTTATGAGATGGCACCTCCGCCAGTCCACTTGGCCACCAGCGTGATTTCACGCATCAAGGTCATGTCCAGCATGAACATTGCTGAGCGCCGCATCCCCCAGGACGGACGCATCATGACCTCCGTCAATGGCAAGCCCGTGGACATGCGCGTCAGCTCCCTGCCCACACAGCATGGTGAATCAGTCGTGCTTCGTGTTCTTGACCGCAGTTCGGTCAACCTGGACCTGGAGCAGCTCGGCATGCCCCCGTATCTCTTTGATTACATCACTGAGACCATCAACAAACCGAACGGCATCTTCATCGTGACCGGCCCTACCGGGGCAGGTAAGACCACCACGCTTTACGCCTGTCTTCGCCGCATCAACACCATCGACACCAAGCTGCTGACGGCCGAAGACCCCGTCGAATATGAGTTGGATGGTGTCATGCAGGTGCCCGTGAACGACGCCGTCGGCCTCACCTTTGCCCGTGCCCTGCGTGCCTTCCTTCGTCAGGATCCGGACCGCATCATGGTGGGGGAAATGCGCGACAAAGAAACCGCCCAGATCGCCATCCAGGCCTCCCTCACAGGACACTTGGTGCTCAGCACCCTCCATACCAACGACGCTGCCGGTGCCGTCACCCGTCTGGTGGACATGGGCGTGGAGCCCTTCCTGGTCTCCGCCACTCTGGAAGGTGTGCTTGCCCAACGTCTTTTGCGCACCGTCTGCAAAAACTGCCGCGTGGCTTATGAACCCAGCCTTTCCATTCTGAACCAGCTCAATCTGAGCCAGTCAGACATCGGTGGAAAACAGTTCTACACCGGCAACGGCTGTGAAAAATGCGGCGGCAGCGGTTACAAAGGCCGTAAGGGCATCTATGAACTCCTTCACGTTACCGATCCCATCCGCGAGCTCATCACCCAGAGAGCGCCCACGCTCGTCTTGAAACAAAAGGCCATTGAGCTCGGCATGTTGACTCTGCGTGAGGATGGTCTGCGTAACATTTACGATGGTGAAACTTCCATCGAAGAAGTCCTCAAATACACCTGA